One genomic window of Amphiura filiformis chromosome 3, Afil_fr2py, whole genome shotgun sequence includes the following:
- the LOC140149232 gene encoding uncharacterized protein has protein sequence MYSYFLIFQRHLLFRTLCFYVIYCNLCEAQCPSECNCISWKGKVSCEGVGLFEIPVEIPSDANVLLLGSNFIDSINEEYFQNMQDILEIDLQGNVVHEIPPNSFAYLTSLQVLNLRFNRITALPEEVFTGLTKLQRLDLRGNNIDRIAQNAFAPLFSLQFLDLYGNSLRNIPEGTFWRLRTLELLDLGKTMLRTISSANVFRGLSNLTTLRLGDNSELSKLPSRMSNELPALKVLVLQGCNLYPLSSEMFEGFAFLEELQLQNTGQQKTLPLGIFDNIPNLKTLRLDNNRLTSIHESVISPLEQTNGKLNLQKNKWQCSCGLLSIRAKWPLRAPKLLKMGISCQNPFAWQQRDLWSIPLYDLFAHCMRETRNVEVLHLPNDSRMELQLQCPISKFGFSSVLEWITPEGHYISQSTIYPNGRFVNDPRYQLFHNGTLLVNNADPGNFMCIVTNKAGKSETIVFKVTFSDGLFGEPLSPADSDHESNTSAVLLPTAIVVAIVIVITVIVAWLRCRHAKGADDKPFDSPLVPVKNMDHAYAYAYVSARDGNNKKKRDISAYAINALFVQLHENVYNDKPNSVYDHVKGQRPKSHSCRERGSKYPAPVPVPRPSHTLGSRATSRAESCIYVTPANNSDMEMLMPTRVGNSDPEMNIPVYGTTQMAEEERGYNRLRELQSKSVKETSGRNSNPYLELVV, from the coding sequence ATGTATTCATATTTTCTAATATTCCAGCGACACCTGCTCTTCAGGACTCTTtgcttttatgttatttattgtaACTTGTGTGAGGCTCAATGCCCTTCCGAATGCAATTGTATATCATGGAAAGGGAAAGTCAGCTGTGAGGGAGTAGGACTCTTTGAGATTCCAGTGGAAATACCATCAGACGCCAACGTTTTGTTACTTGGATCTAACTTCATTGATTCTATCAACGAGGAATATTTCCAGAATATGCAAGATATTCTAGAAATCGATTTGCAAGGAAATGTAGTTCACGAAATACCGCCAAATTCGTTTGCTTACTTAACCAGTTTACAAGTTCTCAATTTGCGTTTCAATAGGATCACTGCGTTGCCAGAAGAAGTTTTCACTGGTTTAACTAAACTACAAAGACTTGACCTAAGGGGAAACAACATCGATAGAATTGCGCAAAACGCATTTGCACCTTTATTCAGTTTGCAGTTTCTTGATTTGTACGGCAACAGTCTGAGGAATATACCCGAAGGAACTTTTTGGAGGCTTCGTACATTGGAGCTTTTAGATCTAGGCAAGACTATGTTGAGAACGATATCGTCAGCAAATGTGTTCCGTGGATTGAGTAATCTGACTACATTACGTCTCGGAGACAATTCAGAGCTCTCTAAGCTTCCGAGCAGGATGTCTAATGAATTGCCAGCCCTGAAAGTATTGGTGCTTCAAGGGTGTAATTTATATCCCCTTTCATCTGAAATGTTTGAAGGTTTTGCGTTTTTAGAAGAACTTCAGCTTCAAAATACTGGGCAGCAGAAAACATTACCTCTGGGAATATTTGATAATATACCAAATTTGAAAACATTAAGATTAGACAATAATAGGCTAACGTCTATACATGAAAGCGTGATTTCCCCTTTGGAACAAACCAATGGTAAACTTAATCTGCAAAAAAACAAATGGCAGTGTTCGTGTGGGTTATTAAGTATAAGGGCAAAATGGCCGTTAAGGGCGCCAAAACTATTAAAGATGGGAATATCTTGCCAAAATCCTTTCGCATGGCAACAACGGGATTTATGGAGCATTCCGTTATATGATCTTTTCGCACATTGTATGAGAGAGACCAGAAATGTCGAAGTGTTACATCTGCCGAATGATTCGCGGATGGAACTGCAGCTTCAGTGTCCGATCTCTAAGTTCGGATTTTCTTCTGTGCTTGAATGGATAACTCCAGAGGGGCATTATATATCGCAGTCAACAATATATCCAAACGGTAGATTTGTGAATGATCCAAGATACCAATTATTTCACAATGGCACTTTATTGGTGAACAACGCAGATCCGGGTAACTTTATGTGTATCGTGACAAACAAAGCCGGGAAATCAGAAACAATAGTATTCAAGGTAACCTTTAGTGACGGGCTCTTTGGTGAACCTCTGAGTCCAGCAGATAGTGATCACGAATCAAATACATCGGCTGTCTTGTTACCGACTGCCATTGTTGTGGCTATTGTTATAGTGATAACAGTCATAGTAGCTTGGCTACGCTGTCGTCATGCAAAGGGAGCTGACGATAAACCATTTGATAGTCCCTTAGTGCCAGTCAAAAATATGGATCATGCTTACGCGTATGCGTATGTGTCGGCTCGTGATGGTAATAACAAGAAGAAAAGAGATATAAGTGCATATGCAATTAATGCTCTCTTTGTTCAGCTGCATGAAAATGTATACAATGACAAGCCGAATAGTGTTTATGACCATGTCAAAGGCCAGCGTCCCAAATCTCATTCTTGCCGAGAGAGAGGAAGTAAATATCCCGCACCAGTTCCTGTGCCAAGACCATCTCATACACTTGGGTCGAGAGCGACGTCAAGGGCAGAATCATGCATATACGTTACACCTGCGAACAATAGTGACATGGAGATGTTAATGCCCACCCGAGTAGGTAACAGTGATCCTGAAATGAATATCCCGGTGTATGGGACTACTCAGATGGCTGAAGAAGAGCGAGGATATAATCGTCTTCGAGAACTGCAGTCAAAAAGCGTCAAAGAAACAAGTGGACGCAATTCGAATCCTTACTTGGAGCTTGTTGTTTAA